The following are encoded in a window of Rissa tridactyla isolate bRisTri1 chromosome 15, bRisTri1.patW.cur.20221130, whole genome shotgun sequence genomic DNA:
- the LOC128917936 gene encoding LOW QUALITY PROTEIN: CMRF35-like molecule 7 (The sequence of the model RefSeq protein was modified relative to this genomic sequence to represent the inferred CDS: deleted 1 base in 1 codon): protein MGERFLVWTWILLPGCWALQGPKEVSGFPGGSVEVPCKYKPELADANKYWCRGSSWFSCSILVQTTTPRNEVLGDRVSLRDDPVHHMFVVTMENLTVEDSDQYWCGIQATWYDPMFPVMVSVLPVPRSTLYDLHMTQREEATSAPTFPWTPLELENTVSMPEYRSLQARTLNLLVLFLTSAAVLVLVLGVIICRRIRRASLENSKAAQAMERRRAKDLQVPSSWKRAAASNNIYMNRERELSLPEDDYENRPAKWQDFEKEDEVSVSRAPNLQPIYMNTR, encoded by the exons ATGGGGGAAAGGTTCCTGGTCTGGACCTGGATTCTCCTCCCAG GATGCTGGGCTCTGCAAGGTCCCAAGGAGGTGAGCGGCTTCCCGGGGGGCTCCGTCGAAGTACCCTGCAAGTACAAGCCGGAGCTGGCGGATGCCAATAAGTACTGGTGCAGGGGCAGCAGCTGGTTTTCCTGCTCCATCCTCGTTCAGACCACGACCCCCAGGAACGAGGTGTTGGGGGACAGGGTCTCCTTGCGAGATGACCCCGTTCACCACATGTTTGTGGTGACCATGGAGAACCTGACAGTGGAGGACAGCGATCAGTACTGGTGTGGGATCCAGGCAACCTGGTATGAC CCCATGTTCCCCGTCATGGTGTCTGTTCTCCCAG TGCCCAGGAGCACACTGTATGACCTTCACATGACGCAGAGGGAAGAGGCCACATCTGCTCCTACCTTTCCATGGACTCCCCTGGAGCTGGAAAACACTGTGTCCATGCCAGAATACAGAAGCCTGCAGGCTAG AACCCTAAACCTGCTTGTCCTGTTCCTGACATCCgctgctgtgctggtgctggttTTGGGCGTCATCATCTGCCGTAGGATTAGAAGGGCATCACTGGAGAACAGCAAAG CGGCCCAGGCcatggagaggagaagggccaAGGACCTCCAG GTCCCTTCAAGCTGGAAGCGAGCAGCCGCTTCCAATAACATCTACATGAACAGGGAAAGGGAGCTCAGCTTGCCCGAGGATGACTATGAGAACAGACCGGCCAAGTGGCAG GACTTTGAAAAAGAAGACGAAGTTTCGGTTTCCAGAGCTCCAAATCTGCAGCCAATCTACATGAACACGCGCTGA